From the Saimiri boliviensis isolate mSaiBol1 chromosome X, mSaiBol1.pri, whole genome shotgun sequence genome, one window contains:
- the LOC101038662 gene encoding vacuolar protein sorting-associated protein 72 homolog, translated as MSLAGGRAPRKTAGNRLSGLLEAEEEDEFYQTTYGGFTEESGDDEYQGDQSDTEDEVDSDFDIDEGDEPSSDGEAEEPRRKRRVVTKAYKEPLKSLRPRKVNTPASSSQKAREEKALLPLELQDDGSDSRKSMRQSTAEHTRQTFLRVQERQGQSRRRKGPHCERPLTQEELLREAKITEELNLRSLETYERLEADKKKQVHKKRKCPGPIITYHSVTVPLVGEPGPKEENVDIEGLDPAPSVSALTPHAGTGPVNSPARCSRTFITFSDDATFEEWFPQGRPPKVPVREVCPVTHRPALYRDPVTDIPYATARAFKIIREAYKKYITAHGLPPTASALGPGPPPPEPLPGSGPRALRQKIIIK; from the coding sequence ATGAGTTTGGCTGGAGGCCGGGCCCCCCGGAAGACCGCTGGGAACCGGCTTTCTGGGCttctggaggcagaggaagaagatgaGTTCTACCAGACGACTTATGGGGGTTTCACAGAGGAATCCGGAGATGATGAGTATCAAGGGGACCAGTCAGACACAGAGGACGAAGTGGACTCTGACTTTGACATTGATGAAGGGGATGAACCATCCAGTGATGGAGAAGCAGAAGAGCCCAGGAGGAAGCGCCGAGTAGTCACCAAGGCCTATAAGGAGCCTCTCAAGAGTTTAAGGCCTCGAAAGGTCAACACCCCGGCCAGTAGCTCTCAGAAGGCCCGAGAAGAGAAGGCTCTACTGCCACTAGAACTACAGGATGACGGATCTGATAGTCGGAAGTCTATGCGTCAGTCTACAGCTGAGCATACACGACAAACGTTCCTTCGGGTACAGGAGAGGCAGGGCCAATCAAGACGGCGAAAGGGGCCCCACTGTGAGCGGCCGCTAACCCAGGAGGAgctgctcagagaggccaagatcACAGAAGAGCTTAATTTACGTTCACTGGAGACATACGAGCGGCTCGAGGCTGACAAAAAGAAGCAGGTTCACAAGAAGCGGAAGTGCCCTGGGCCCATAATCACCTATCATTCGGTGACAGTGCCACTTGTGGGGGAGCCGGGCCCCAAGGAAGAAAACGTTGACATAGAAGGACTTGATCCTGCTCCCTCGGTGTCTGCATTGACTCCCCATGCTGGGACTGGACCTGTCAACTCCCCTGCTCGCTGCTCACGTACCTTCATCACTTTTAGTGATGATGCAACTTTCGAGGAATGGTTCCCTCAAGGGCGGCCCCCAAAAGTCCCTGTTCGGGAAGTCTGTCCAGTGACCCATCGTCCAGCCCTATACCGGGACCCTGTTACAGACATACCCTACGCCACCGCTCGAGCCTTCAAGATCATTCGTGAGGCCTACAAGAAGTACATTACTGCCCACGGACTGCCACCCACTGCCTCAGCCCTGGGCCCCGGCCCACCACCTCCTGAGCCTCTCCCTGGCTCTGGGCCCCGAGCCCTGCGCCAGAAAATTATCATTAAATGA